One Bacillota bacterium DNA segment encodes these proteins:
- the rplB gene encoding 50S ribosomal protein L2: protein MGVKKLKPTSPGRRNMSVLDFKSVLTTDEPEKSLVRGLKKRAGRNRQGRITVRHRGGGHKRRYRLVDFRRQKDGVPAKVAAIEYDPNRTAHVARLHYADGQKAYILAPDGLEVGDTVVSGEDADIRVGNTLPLRRIPTGTLVHNVELYPGRGGQMVRAAGAVAQVVAKEGKYATLRLPSGEMRMVLQECRATVGQVGNLDHENVRVGKAGRARWLGLRPEVRGSVMNPVDHPHGGGEGKAPIGRKHPVTPWGKPALGHKTRKKGKKSDKLIVRRRKP from the coding sequence ATGGGTGTCAAGAAGCTGAAGCCCACCTCGCCGGGGCGGCGGAACATGTCGGTGCTGGACTTCAAGTCGGTCCTCACCACCGACGAACCCGAGAAGTCGCTGGTGCGGGGGTTGAAGAAGCGGGCGGGCCGGAACCGCCAGGGCCGCATCACCGTCCGCCACCGCGGAGGCGGCCACAAGCGGCGCTACCGCCTGGTCGACTTCCGCCGCCAGAAGGACGGCGTGCCGGCCAAGGTGGCGGCCATCGAGTACGATCCCAACCGGACGGCGCACGTGGCGCGGCTTCACTATGCCGACGGCCAGAAGGCGTACATCCTGGCCCCGGACGGGCTCGAGGTGGGTGACACGGTCGTCTCGGGCGAGGATGCCGACATCCGCGTCGGCAACACGCTCCCGCTGCGCCGCATCCCCACCGGCACGCTGGTCCACAACGTCGAGCTCTATCCGGGGCGGGGCGGGCAGATGGTCCGCGCGGCGGGCGCGGTCGCGCAGGTGGTGGCCAAGGAGGGGAAGTATGCGACCCTCCGCCTTCCTTCCGGCGAGATGCGCATGGTGCTCCAGGAGTGCCGCGCCACGGTGGGCCAGGTGGGCAATCTCGACCATGAGAACGTCCGCGTGGGCAAGGCCGGGCGGGCTCGCTGGCTCGGTCTGCGGCCGGAGGTGCGCGGCTCGGTGATGAACCCGGTCGATCACCCGCACGGCGGGGGCGAGGGGAAGGCGCCGATCGGGCGCAAGCACCCGGTCACCCCATGGGGGAAGCCGGCCCTGGGTCACAAGACCAGGAAGAAGGGCAAGAAGTCCGACAAGCTGATCGTCCGGCGCAGGAAACCGTGA
- the rplD gene encoding 50S ribosomal protein L4, which translates to MPKVPVYDMQGQQVGEVELPETVFGVEPNERLMHEAVVMYLANRRQGTVATRTRGAVSGGGRKPWRQKHTGRARQGSIRAPHWKGGGTVFGPQPRSYRYAIPRKARRAALRSALSAKVRDGQFKVVRGLDFAEPRTAAMRKLLEAIGVENALVVTSELKRNVYLSARNLPKVETAPVQDLNTYDVLAHKELLFEEAAVQRAGEVLAG; encoded by the coding sequence GTGCCGAAGGTGCCTGTTTACGATATGCAGGGCCAGCAGGTGGGCGAAGTGGAGCTGCCCGAGACCGTCTTCGGGGTTGAGCCCAACGAGCGGCTGATGCACGAGGCGGTGGTCATGTACCTGGCCAACCGCCGCCAGGGGACGGTGGCCACCCGCACCCGGGGGGCGGTCTCCGGCGGCGGGCGGAAGCCCTGGCGGCAGAAGCACACGGGCCGTGCCCGGCAGGGAAGCATCCGGGCGCCGCACTGGAAGGGCGGGGGGACCGTCTTCGGGCCCCAACCCCGCTCCTATCGCTACGCCATTCCCCGCAAGGCCCGCCGCGCGGCACTCCGTTCGGCGCTCTCCGCGAAGGTGCGGGACGGCCAGTTCAAGGTGGTGCGGGGGCTGGACTTCGCGGAGCCGCGGACGGCCGCGATGCGGAAGCTGCTGGAGGCCATCGGCGTGGAGAACGCCCTGGTGGTCACCTCGGAGTTGAAGCGGAACGTCTACCTCTCGGCGCGCAACCTGCCGAAGGTGGAGACCGCGCCGGTGCAGGACCTGAACACGTACGACGTCCTGGCCCACAAGGAGCTCCTCTTCGAGGAGGCCGCCGTGCAGCGGGCGGGGGAGGTGCTGGCCGGATGA
- the rplW gene encoding 50S ribosomal protein L23 yields the protein MRAGAAHDIILRPVVTEESMKGIDQGRYVFLVDRKATRSQVRRAVEEVFHVQVARVNTLILPGKRRRQRTSEGWTPERKKAVVTLKPGQKIDFFEGLR from the coding sequence ATGAGGGCCGGAGCGGCGCACGACATCATCCTGCGCCCGGTGGTCACCGAGGAGAGCATGAAGGGCATCGACCAGGGAAGATACGTCTTCCTGGTCGACCGGAAGGCGACGCGGAGCCAGGTGAGGCGGGCGGTGGAGGAGGTCTTCCACGTCCAGGTGGCCCGGGTGAACACCCTCATCCTGCCGGGGAAGCGGCGGCGGCAGCGGACCAGCGAGGGTTGGACGCCCGAGCGGAAGAAGGCGGTCGTCACGCTCAAACCCGGCCAGAAGATCGACTTCTTCGAGGGACTCCGCTGA
- the rplC gene encoding 50S ribosomal protein L3 gives MAKAILGRKLGITQLFDEEGRLIPVTAVEAGPCEVVQVKTPERDGYAAIQLGFGSIRSKRVNKPMAGHFAHHGVEPRRWLREIRLSEPGSYSSGQQVTVDVFQRGDRVDVTGISKGKGFQGVIKRHGFRRGPMSHGSKYHRRVGSLGASTYPARVLKGRGMPGHMGAKRTTVQNLEVARVDPDRNLLLIKGSVPGAKGALLLIRSTRKMIPARA, from the coding sequence TTGGCCAAGGCGATACTGGGCAGGAAGCTGGGCATCACGCAGCTCTTCGACGAGGAGGGCCGGCTGATCCCGGTGACCGCCGTCGAGGCGGGTCCGTGCGAGGTGGTGCAGGTCAAGACCCCCGAGCGCGACGGGTACGCCGCCATCCAGCTCGGCTTCGGCTCGATCCGCTCCAAGCGCGTCAACAAGCCGATGGCGGGCCACTTCGCCCACCACGGCGTGGAGCCGCGCCGCTGGCTGCGGGAGATCCGCCTGAGCGAACCGGGCTCCTACAGCAGCGGCCAGCAGGTGACGGTGGACGTCTTTCAGCGGGGAGACCGTGTCGACGTCACCGGGATCAGCAAGGGCAAGGGATTCCAGGGCGTGATCAAGCGCCACGGCTTCCGGCGTGGGCCGATGTCGCACGGTTCCAAGTACCATCGCCGGGTCGGCTCGCTGGGTGCATCCACCTATCCGGCCCGGGTGTTGAAGGGACGTGGCATGCCTGGCCACATGGGTGCCAAGCGGACCACCGTGCAGAACCTGGAGGTGGCACGGGTCGATCCGGACCGGAACCTGCTGCTGATCAAAGGCAGCGTGCCGGGCGCCAAGGGCGCTCTGCTGCTGATCCGCTCGACCCGGAAGATGATCCCGGCCCGCGCCTGA